In Streptomyces sp. TS71-3, the following proteins share a genomic window:
- a CDS encoding SDR family NAD(P)-dependent oxidoreductase gives MDLGLAGRRAVVTGGSRGIGFAVGRALAAEGAAVALVARNAQGVKEQADRLSAETGAQVIGIAADTGDDASVSAMAEAAFGGLGGVDILVNNAAAIMTAVSGEDHLEEQLNVKVRGYLRCIRALTPGMAERGWGRVVNIAGLAARHSGSVTGSIRNVAVAAMTKNLADELGPQGINVTVVHPGATRTESMLQAVEERAAAAGLSPADVERQFAESVSIGRLVEPEEVASVVAFLASPLSVAINGDAVSAGGGAKGAIHY, from the coding sequence ATGGATCTGGGACTGGCCGGACGGCGTGCCGTCGTCACCGGCGGAAGCCGGGGCATCGGGTTCGCGGTGGGCCGTGCGCTCGCCGCGGAGGGCGCGGCCGTGGCCCTGGTGGCGCGGAACGCCCAGGGCGTCAAGGAGCAGGCGGACCGGCTGAGCGCGGAGACGGGTGCACAGGTGATCGGCATAGCGGCCGACACCGGTGACGACGCCTCCGTCTCCGCGATGGCCGAGGCCGCGTTCGGCGGGCTCGGCGGCGTGGACATCCTGGTCAACAACGCGGCGGCCATCATGACCGCGGTGTCCGGGGAAGACCACCTGGAGGAGCAGCTCAACGTCAAGGTCCGCGGCTACCTGCGCTGCATCCGGGCCCTCACCCCGGGGATGGCCGAGCGGGGCTGGGGACGGGTGGTCAACATAGCCGGACTCGCCGCACGCCACTCGGGCTCCGTGACGGGCTCGATCCGCAACGTCGCCGTCGCCGCCATGACCAAGAACCTGGCCGACGAGCTCGGCCCCCAGGGGATCAACGTGACGGTGGTGCATCCCGGAGCCACGCGCACCGAATCCATGCTCCAGGCCGTCGAGGAACGGGCGGCGGCGGCCGGGCTCAGCCCTGCGGACGTGGAGCGGCAGTTCGCGGAGTCCGTCTCCATAGGTCGCCTGGTGGAGCCGGAGGAGGTGGCGTCGGTGGTCGCCTTCCTCGCGAGCCCGCTCAGCGTCGCGATCAACGGCGACGCGGTGTCCGCGGGCGGTGGGGCGAAGGGCGCGATCCACTAC